The sequence GCCGCCCCGGTTGTCCGTGAGACTGTTGAGCTTGTTGAACGAGTAGCCCGCACACATCGCGACGATTCCGGCGGCGAGAAATGCGAGCCAAATGGCGGACATCGTTATGTTTGCCACCACACCAAGAACGGCGTAGATGCCACCTCCGATCATGCCGCCGAGTGCCATTGAGATACTCTCTTTCAGTCCGAGGCTGTCAGCCATAGCTATCGAGCTCCATTCACTCCCCTCCTTTCTAGGTTATAGCGGCTTGCGAGGCGTGAACCCTTCGCCTGTTGAGGCAGATGATCGAGAGGGTCCACTCTGATAGAGACACCTATCCTGGCCAGTTAGACGGATTCGTTCGCGTGTCGTGGCCAGCATCTCATAGTGGCTTCGACTTGTGAGTCACAACGCACTGTCTTTCGACGAGTCGCCCAACAGCCGTACGTCGAGTGGCCAGTATATATTATGCGGGCTCGACGCGCTACCAGATGACACCCCCTTTCGAGTGTTCGGACTGAAGGAACTCCACGGATAGGAGTGCGAAACAGCGCTCGTGGAGTATCTTAACCACCGTTCTGAACTCTGCGAGCAGTTGCGTTTCGAGACGATCCCAGCCCAGTCGACGCGGTGGCGGAGCTGGCACCAGCGGTTCACAGCCACCCTCCCGGACGGACCACCACTTCAGCGGCTCCAGACGGTGGCCGACCTTCTCGACACACCGGCACTCGCTCGACTGTATACCCATATCTTGCAATACGGTCCGATCACCGTTTCCGGAATCATCGACGAACTCGATATCCCGCAAGGGACTGCCTACGACTACGTCCAAAATCTCGAAACAGCGGGTTGAGTGGAGAACCCCCGTAGAAACGCCCATACGAATACGACGTTGAGTCGATTGCACTCACGCGCTCGACGGACGGTGAGATCTGGACGATTACGCCGGCGCTTATTGCAGCCCTTACCCGACGCGACGGGGACATCACCGAGAAAGCGGACACGGCACTCGTTGGGCTTGCTGCCCAACTACTCGACACCGGGCAGGCCGGCTACGTTGTTCTCTTACCGACCGACAAACCCGCGGGACGAGCGGCCGAGACGCTAGCACAGTACTTATCACCGGAAATTACCACGCAGTGGTATGGAGCTCAGCGACAGTCAGTTCGAACAGTACCAGCAGGACGGATACGTCGTCGTCGAGGACCTGCTCTCGGACCCGGAAGTCGAGCGGATCACCGATCGCATCCGCGAGTACGTCACCGGCGAACGCACGGAGACGCAGTTCGACCGGATGCTCGAACCCGACATCAAGCCCGACGCGTTCGAGCACGAGGGCGAGCCAGTCCGAAAGTTCGAGGGCGTCGGGCTGGCCCGCGAAGACGACGTATTCGCTGACCTCGCCCACCACGAGGACATTCTCGCGGTGATCGAGCAACTCCAGGGACCGAACATCGATCTCCTCCGTAGCGCGGCCATGCTGAAGCCGCCCCAGGTCGGGAGCGAGAAGAAGTTCCACCAGGACGCCGCCTACTATCCGATCCAGCCGAGGGACCACGTCACCGTCTGGATCGCGCTCGACGAGGCGACGACGGACAACGGCTGTATGCGCGTCGTGCCGGGGGCGCACACGGACGGTCTGATCGGCCACGAGGCCATCGAGTACGATACGGACATCACCATCACCGAACGGGAGTACGGACTCGACGACACCGTCGCCCTACCGATGGAGCCCGGTAGCGTCCTCTTCCAGCACTGTCTTCTCCCCCACTACACCGCACCGAACACCACCGAGCAGTGGCGGCGCGCGTTCATCCTCTCGTACATGCGCTCGCGCTCGCGCTTCACCGACGACCAACCGCCCGAGTGGGTCGAGAGCCTGCACATTGCCGGCGACGAGTTCCCTGGCTGCGTCTGAGACGGGGGGTCCTCGGTCAGACGGCCCCGCCTCGTCGTCGCGTCGTCACACGCCCTCGCTTCGGGCGCGCTCGACCGTCGCTGCCTCGTCGGTGCGCAGATCGGAGACGAAGCCGAACAGCCGGTCGAAATCAGTGATATCCTCCTGAACCAGATACTGGACGTAGCGGTGTTTGCGGTGGAACTCCGCTTCCACGTCCTCGACCTCACGGTCCGTCGCCTCGGCCAGTCGATGAAAGAGTCGGAGGCCGAGCGCTCGGTGGCCGTCGTCGAGATGGGGGTGAGCGTAGTCGAGGCTGAACTGCCCGCCGGTGTCGCGGCGGGCGATCACGTTCCAGTAGAGGGTCTGATCGCCCTTCTCGACGGCGCCGGACGGAAGCGTCCCGGCGTCGAGGGCCTCGTACTCCCCCTCGCTCAGGAGTTCGACCGCCTCGGCGACGTAGCGGTCGCCGTCGACGTGGTGCGGGAAGACCACGAGGTCGAGTTCGCGCAGGAGATAGGGGGCGATGCCCTGCTCGATGACGCGGTTGATGAGCGTCTCGACGTTCTCGGCGTGGGTGGTGCCGATGACGCCATGGCCCGTATTGAGCGTCTCGCCGAACGTCTGGAACGACGCTGGCGTGTTGATTTCGGCGATGACCTCCACGTCGGGATTCAGGTAGTTGGTCTCGGTCATCAGCCGGGCCATCGTCACTCGCTTGTACTCGTTCTCGTGGTCTCGGGTGGTGAGCGAGATACCCGTCTCGTGAGGGAGGCGCACCTCGCGACTCCCCTCGTCGATGGAGACGGGGCGGTCGTCGTAGGGGATGAATGGCATGTGGGCGTTCATCAGCGTCGTCTTGCCCACGCCGGTCGGCCCGGAGAAGAGGACGACGCCCTGGTGTTCGTACAGGAGCCAGAGGAGCGTGACGAGTTCGGTCGAGATGGCGTCACGGTCGATCAGATCGACCGGCGTCATGGCGTCGGCGGCCTGTTTGCGGATGGAGACGTGTGGCCCGCCCTCGGAGATAACGGGGAGCGCAACGGCACAGCGGATGGTTTCCGCCACGCCGGGCAGATCGAGGTTCACCTTCGCGCTCGGCCGACTCGCGCTGAGTTCCGTGCCGTCGCTCGCGGCGAGTTGCGTTACGACGTTGATGAACGCCGTCTCGTCGTCAAACGAGAGGTTGGTGGGCACCCGGCCGACGGGGAGTTCGTCGGCGCGCGGAATCACCTTCACGCGCTCGTCGACGCGGTTGGCCTCGATGTCCTCCAGCGACGGGTCGCGGATGGGTATCGTCAGGACGCCGTGCCCCACGTAGTCCCGAAGGACGTAGTACACGAGGTCGTCGAGGCGGTCGGTGGCGTAGCGGCTGTCGACCGGCGGCACCGCCAGTCCGTATTCGGCCAGCGCGGTCGTCACCCGATACTTCGTCGCCGCGACCCAGGCCCGCGTGTTCCGTGCCGTGAGTCGGCGAGAGAGGAACTGTCGGGCACGATCACGGACGAACGCGTGGCGGTCCTCGACCACGTCCTCGACGTTTGCCTCCCAAATCCGTTCTTTGCACTCCTCGATGAGCTGCTGGTCGCCCGGGAGCAGGTCGGGTTCGAGGACGGCGTATTTCGTCGAGAACTGATCGCTCCCGAGCAGATGCTCGCGGTAGACGACGACGTCGACGTCGAATCCCGCGAAATCGACGGTGTATCGCCGCAGACGCTCGCCCGCGACCCGGTCGACGAAGCGGGCGTCCGCGTCGAAGTCGGTCTCGGCGGGCGCGTAGTTCTCGGTATGGACGACCACGCGGGCGTCGTCGCGGCCGATGTCCACCACTTCGATCCGGTCGTCGAGGGCCAGCGGCGTCGACGCTTCGAGCAGACGGAGTTCACAGAGCGCGTGGTAGGTGAGTCGTCGCCACGCGGCGGGCGAGGCGTCGACGAGGCGATCGAGCGCCCGCCGGTATTTCGGTTCGAATCCCGCTGCGGCGCGTTCGGCGGCCCCCTCACGCGTGAGCGGCCGGCGTCGGTTGACGACCGTGAAATGGTCGCGGATGCGCTCCATCGCAGCGCGGTCCCGCGGGCCAAGACCCGGTTCGCGGAGTTCGTAGGTGAAGCCGCCGTCTCCCTCACGAATCGTCGCGATCACACCCGGCGACACCTCGTACTGGGCCACGACGGCCGGCGCGTACCAGGCGTCTCGGTGGTCGGGCGGCCGCGGCGCCGGAACCGAGTCAGCAGCGGACGATGCCGTCCCGCCGACCGACGGCGTCGATTCGTCACTCATGTCAGGACCCACTCCCGAGCAGCGACATAGCCGTTAGTGTCCCGCTATCACTGATAATACTCGGGGCGCGAGGAGACGGGTGGCCGCAGCACGCTTTCGGTGAGATCGTCGTAACCCGGTTGGACGTGCGTGACAGCCCAGGATTACGCCCCGCCGAGATACAGTTCGGCCACGTCCTCGCTCTCCAGCAGTTCGTCGCCGGTGCCCTCGAAGCGGTTCTCACCCATATCGAGGACGTAGCCTCGGTCGGAGGTGCGCAACGCTTTGCGCGCGTTCTGTTCGACCATCAGGATGGCCGTGTCGGTCTCGTCGCGGATCTCGACCAGTCGGTCGAACATGTCGTCGACGAGGTCGGGCGCAAGCCCGGCGGAGGGTTCGTCCACCAGCAGGAGGTCGGGGTCGATCATCAGCGCGGAGGAGAGCGCCAACATCTGCTGTTGACCGCCGGACATCGCCTCGGCGCGCTGATTCCGTCGTTCCTCGAGGAAAGGGAAGCGATCCCAGACGGCTTGGAAGTCGGCCTCCGTCACCTCGTCTTCGATGTACGCCCCCATCTCCAGGTTCTCTTGGACGGTCAGCGTCGGAAAGATGTTCTCACGCTGGGGGACGTAACACATCCCGCGTTCGGTCACCTGATCCGCCCGGAGATCAGTGATGTCCTCGCCGTCGAAGACGATCGAACCCTCCCAGCAGTCGATGAGGCCGTAGATCGCTTTCATCATCGTCGATTTGCCGGCGCCGTTCGGGCCGATGATGGTGACGATCTCCCGGTCCTCGACGGCGAGATCGACGCCGTGCAGTATCTCCGCGTCTCCGTACCCCGAAACGACAGCGTGTGCTTCCAGTAGTGCCATGAGTGGATTCCCCCTCAGTCGACCCCCAGGTAGGCGTCGATGACCGCCTCGTTGTTCCGTATCTCGTCCGGCGTGCCCTCGACGAGTTTCTGCCCCTCGTTCATCACGATGATCGTATCGGAGAGGTCCATGATCACCTCCATGTCGTGTTCGACGATACAGAAGGTGTACCCCTCGCCGCGGAGCGTCTCGATCCGAGCCATCAACTTCTCCGTCAGCGCGGGGTTGACGCCGGCGACCGGTTCATCGAGCAGGATCACGCGAGGGTCCAGCATCAACACCCGGCCCAGCTCCAGGAGCTTGCGCTGGCCACCCGAGAGGTTCGCCGCGGGTTCGTCGCGCAGGTGATCGATCTCTAAGAGTTCGAGCATCTCCTCGGCGCGCTCGCGGACGGCCGCCTCTTCCTCGTGGACGGCGTCGCGCCGGAACCAGGTGTTCGCCAGGTTCTCGCCGGCCTGATTCTGTGGCGCCAACAGCAGGTTCTCGAGCGCCGTCATCTCGCCGAGTTCCCGCGTGAGCTGGAAAGTGCGAACCAGGCCCTCGCGGGCGAGCATGAACGGTCGGCTGTTGGTGTGACCGGGGCGGCGCTGTGTCGCTCGCTGTTTGGCGAGATAGCCGCCGACGCCCACCCCTGCGCCGGCGACGGTGGCGCCGAGCGCCGGCACCGCGCTCAGTCCGAGGGGGCCGAGCCCGACGATGCCGCCGAGGGCGCCGATCGTGATGCCGCTGGCGCCGCCCCAGATGAGTTTCTCATCACGGTGGGGACGCATGATGTCCTGCAGGTCGCGCCCGTCGTATCGGATCGTCCCGCCGTCGGGTTCGTAGAAGCCGCTGATGAGGTTGAACGTCGTCGTCTTGCCCGCGCCGTTCGGGCCGATGAGCCCCGTGATGGCGCCCTCCTCGATGTCGAAGGTGGCCCCGTCGACGGCGACGATACCGCCGAAGGTCTTGCGCAGATCCTCGACTTCGACGATGGCGCTCATCCCTCCACCTCCTCTGCCGTGCGTTCCTCGCGGCCAAGTAACCCCTCGGGGACGTAGTAGAGGACGAGCAAGAAGAGTACGCCGACGACGACGAGTCGGAACGCCTGAATGTTGACGCGGATGGCGGGCGGGAAAAACGAGGCCAACTGCGTCGTCGCCTGCTGGAACGCCCAGAAGATGCCCGCACCGAGCACCATCCCCTTGTTGTTGCCGGCGCCCCCGAGGAACATGATGAGGAGGGCGATGAACGTGACCCGAGGAGCGAACGTCGTGAAGGTGAGCCCCTGGGCGTACATGGCCCAGAGCGCGCCCGCGAAGCCACCGAGCGCCGAGCCGATGACCATACTCTGGATCTTGTAGACGAAGGGATCCTTGCCGAGCGATTTCACGACGGTTTCGTCGTTGCGGACGGCGCGGAGGACGCGCCCGAACGGCGACTGCACCGCGAGTTCGAGCACGTAGTACAGCGCCGCGAGACAGAGGACAAAGCCCGCCAACTGGAACCGTGAGTAGTCCACCTTGACCGTGAGTTCACCGATGAACACCAGGACGTAGTCGACGCCGACATCGCCGCCGAACTGGAGCATCCAGACGACGTTCTGAAACAGGGTGCCGAGCGCGGCGGCGACATCACCTCGGCCGAGGGGGCCGAGCAGCGGGAGCAGGAAGTACCAGAGCGAGACGAACCAAAGCGCGCCGACGCCGACGAGCGTGAGTTTGACGGCGGCGAACCAGTCGATTCGGGTGGCGGCGTAGTAGTAGGCCGCCACGAGCGCGGCCAAGAGGCCGAGCGTCAGGGCGATCTTGAGACCGATCGACTGGACGACGGGGAGCGGGAGGAGCGCGACCAGCAGGCCCGTGCCGAGCGCGACGCCGGCCGCCCACTCGCGGCGCCCGAGATCGCCGTAGTAGTGGTCGACGGCCACAACCGCGACGATCCAGGTGTACAGCGAGCCGACGACGCCCACGGCGAGCAGGGGCGAGAGCGCGGCCAGCAACGCGGTCGCACCCAGGCCGACGACGGCGCCCGCGAGCGTGCTAACGGCCGAGAGTGACCCAAAAGCGTCGTCTCGGCGGTGGAGGCGGGCGAGACCGAACGTGGTGACGCGGTACAGCGGATCGAGCGGCCAACGCGTGTCGGCGTGCCGGAGACGGCCCAGCGCGCCGGTAGTGACAGCCCACACGACGGCAACGATGAGACCGACGAGCAACGCACCGACGGGCGTCTCCATCGCCAGCGGGAACAGATCCTGAATCGGCGGGCTGTAGCCACGGAGTGCGTCCGGGCCGTTCGCCAGCCACGTCTCCGACTGGATGATGCGCTGGAAGATGACCGAGACGCCGAGGACCGTGATGGCGAGGTAGTCCTCGCGCAACCGGATGGTCGGCAGGGCGACCAGGCCGCCGATGAGGCCGGCCAGAAGCGTCGCGGCGAGGATGGCGACGGGCCACGTCCCGATGAGAGGGATGTCACCGAGCCCGATGACGTAGGCAGTGAAATCGGTGGGGTCGTCGGGACCGAGGACGAACAGCGCCGCGGTGTACGCACCGATGAGGTAGAACCCGACGTGGCCGAAATCGAGCAGCCCGGTGTGGCCGTATTTGACGTTCAGCCCCAGCGACAGGATGCCGTATATCGACACCAACAGCATGAACGAGATGACGACGTCGGAGACAGCCATCTCAGCGTCCCCCCACGATGCCTTCGGGTTTGACGAGCAACACAAGCAGCAGGATCACGAACGCAACGGGAATACGGTAGGTTGCGCTGAGGCCGGGAATGGCGAAGATGCCGATCTCCATCGCAAGGCCGACGACGTAACTGCCGAGGATGGCGCCGTAGACGGAGATGCCGCCGAGGATGACCCCCGCGAACATGGCGAGCAGGAGGTTGAAGCCGAGGTTGATGGTGATCGAACTGAACAGGAAGCCGAGCATGACGCCGCCAATGGCGGCAAAGAGGCCGGAGATGATCCAGACCGACATCATCACCTGGCGGGTGTTGATCCCCCGGACCATCGCGAGTTGGCGGTTGTCGCTGGTGGCGCGCATCGCCTTGCCGAGCGTCGTCGCCTGCAACAGGTAATGCAGCGCCGACATCATGAGCAAGGCGAGGACGATGATACCGAGTCGCAGAGGCGAGGTTCGGATGCGCGTCGCGGCGATCGCGGTGTCGGGGACGCCGCTAGCGCCGCCCCAGAAGGCCGCGCCGCCGAGGGCGAGCCCGGCGACGCCGACGAGGGCGGCCGCCAGACGGGGGCCGACGACGCCCGAGGTGCTCCGCCGGCGGCGGTGAGCGACGTACGCCAGAGCCGCCGTCGCGACGGCCACGACGCCGAGTTCGAGCCACGAGTACTGCATCACGAGCAGTTGGCGGGACGTGCCGCCCCTGGTCTCCTGAATACTGACGAGGAGACCGCTGTCGGTCAGAAACAGGTCGAAGAACTTCGCGAGCGTGAAATCCAGTTGTCCACCGAGGAAGGGGACTGTCGTCTCGACGGTGTAGTATCGGATCTCGCCGCCGAAGATGGTCTGAATGCCGAATCGGACGACGAACGCGACCGCCAACGAGACGATCAGCATCAAGGCGAGTTCGACGTCCTTCTCGCGGAACTTGCGGAAGATGAACGATTCGAGGAGTGGAACGATGGCACCGAGGAGGACGAACGAAAACAGGAGCGCGGCCTCGAACGCGGGCGCGCCGACCACGACGGCCGCACCCACCAGCGCCGCGACGGCGCCATGCACTCCGAGCGCGACGCCGGCGGAGACGTCGACGCCCCACCAACTGCCTTTGAGCGCCTGCATCCCGCCGAGGTGATAGATCGTGCCGAGGACCCCGCCCGCGGAGAGCACGAAGAGAAAGGCCGAGCCCGCGAGTCCGACCTGCTGTGGCCCGGTCGCAAGCAACTCGAACAGTGGGACGGTGTCGGGTTTGTTCACGAGCAATGCAGCGTACGCCCCGAGTGTCAACAGATCGCCGTGTGCGAAGTTGGGTACCTCGGCGATATCGTACACCAGGGCAAGACCGGTAGCACCGAGCGCGACGATACTGCCGGTGACGACGCCGGTAGTGATGGCGTTTAGTAATCCCGTCTCGGCGGCCATGGTTGTGGATGACAGACAATGGTTAATATCATTTCGGTGGCGTTGAATCGATCGTGTTGATTTCGGCGGCAGTCCGATACCCCATCTGGCCCCTCCAATTTTTGTCGGCGGAGTGAGAATACATCGGATGAGTTAGCTCACAGGCGGTGTCGATAGTGCCAACAGGAGACCTTTTGTACATATTTTTTCCTATATCCACTCGGTTTGTACACTGTTCTCGACAATAGATTAATTTATGTCAAGAAATAACAGGGGTAACGTCATGTCAGAACGTAGTCGACGGGACGTGCTGAAAGGACTCGGAGCGACCGGTACGGCGGGGATCATCTCGCTCGCCGGCTGTTCACAGCAAGAGGGGAACGGCGGGGGCGACGGCGCCACGGACACGCCGACCGAAAGCGGCGGCGACGGTGGCGAGTCCATCGCCCTCGGCTCGATCTTCCCGATTACCGGGACGAACAGCGCGTACGGTGGCGGCCACCAGCAGGCGTTCAACCTCGCCGTCGAGGAGATCAACGCCACCGGGGGCGTTCTCGGCGGCCGACAGATCGAACCGATCAACCGCGACACGGAGGGGAGTCCGTCGCGGGCGGCCCAGAAGTTCCGGACGATGATCAACCAGGAGGGTATCGTCGGCCTCGTCGGGCCGTACTCCAGCGGGATCGGGACGACGCTCGCTCCGATCGCCCGCGACAATCAAGTGATGGAAGTGTCCAACGGCAACACCTCGCCGGCGCTGGCGACGGCAGGGGTCAACGAGAGCAACGGCGTCAAATACTACGGGCGGACCTCGCCAAACGACGTCCAGCAGGCGCTGGTGATGGCGCGCGTGCTGAACCAGTCGATCGAGGCGTCGTCCGCGTCGTTCCTCTACGTGGACAACCCCTACGGACAGGGGCTGGCGGAGGCCGCGAGCGAGAGCTTCAACGGCGAGACGCTGAACATGGTGGCCTACTCCCAGGCGACCAGCGACTACACGTCGACGCTGGACGCCGTGTTTGAGGGTGACCCCGACGCCGTCGGCGCCGTGATGTACCCCGGTAACGGCCGCACTATCCTCCAGCAGTGGAACCAGGGCGGCTACGGCGGCGAGTGGGTCGGCGCCGAGGCGATCCTGTCGCCGGAGCTGCTGTCGGATCTTTCCGACATCGTCGAGGGGATGTACATCACGTCGCCCCAGACGGCCAACAGTGAGACGTTCCAGGAGAACATGGGCGGCCAGGAAAACATCACGCAGTTCGCCCCCCACGCCTACGACGCGACGTATCTCATGGGCTTCGCGATGGAGGCAGCGGGTGAGGCCAGCGGCACGGGGATCGCCGAGAACATCCGGAGCGTCTCCCGGCCGAACAACGGGGACACCACCGTCTCGGTCGCGGAGTTCCAGGCTGGCAAGGACGCCCTCGGCAACGACGAGGCCATCGACTACAACGGCGCGTCCGGCTCCGTCGATCTGAACGAAAACCTCGAACCCGTCGTACCGTATCGCATCCTGCAGGTGCAAGATGGCGAAGCGCAGTTGGCCGAGGAGGTCCCGCTCTCGTACTTCGAGGGACGGATCTGATTCGGTCGCGGTCCCGCCTCGGGGCAACCCCTATGAGGCGCCGGGGCGACTCCATCGTATGCCCGTCGAGCTGGAGACCCGCTGGCATCCGTCGACGAAACTGAACGCCATCGGGTCGGCGCTGGATTTTACGCGCGTCGATCCACTCCCCGAGAACGTCACCCGCGATCAGATCGAGGAGTTCTGCTACACGCTCGAGCAGTTGTACGGCGAGTACGTCGACGAGTTGGTGGCCGAGACCACGCTCTCCAAGCGCGAGGCTCAGACCTGGGTGTTGCGCAACCTGGTCCACGAGGGCGCCGACCGCCTCACGTTCGATGCGATCGGCCTCTACATTTGGGCCATCGGTCGCGCGACCGACGGGGATCCGCTCTCGCGGACCATCGTCGCGGCGTATCACGACCGCGCTCGCGAGAAAATCGACGCGGCCGAAGCGACGATCAAACGCACCCAGCCACCGCCGTACCCGGACGACCTCTTCGAGGATCCGTCGATGCTCTGGGTCGAGGGATCGGTCGCCGACCGCCTAGGGCGCCGTCTCGGTCCCGAAGAGAGTTACAGCGACGTGATCGAACGGCTCCTGGACGAGACGCTGGCCACCGTCGACCTCGAAACTCTGATCGAGGCGTTCCGAGACGCGGGCGCGACGTTCGTCGGCGTCCAGACCGTCCGTCCGGACTGGGACCGCGAACTCCCGCTGTCGGTCCACGGCGCCGCCTCGACGCCGCCGGACGCCGTCGCGGGCGCTG comes from Haloplanus sp. XH21 and encodes:
- a CDS encoding phytanoyl-CoA dioxygenase family protein, whose product is MELSDSQFEQYQQDGYVVVEDLLSDPEVERITDRIREYVTGERTETQFDRMLEPDIKPDAFEHEGEPVRKFEGVGLAREDDVFADLAHHEDILAVIEQLQGPNIDLLRSAAMLKPPQVGSEKKFHQDAAYYPIQPRDHVTVWIALDEATTDNGCMRVVPGAHTDGLIGHEAIEYDTDITITEREYGLDDTVALPMEPGSVLFQHCLLPHYTAPNTTEQWRRAFILSYMRSRSRFTDDQPPEWVESLHIAGDEFPGCV
- a CDS encoding type II/IV secretion system ATPase subunit, with the protein product MSDESTPSVGGTASSAADSVPAPRPPDHRDAWYAPAVVAQYEVSPGVIATIREGDGGFTYELREPGLGPRDRAAMERIRDHFTVVNRRRPLTREGAAERAAAGFEPKYRRALDRLVDASPAAWRRLTYHALCELRLLEASTPLALDDRIEVVDIGRDDARVVVHTENYAPAETDFDADARFVDRVAGERLRRYTVDFAGFDVDVVVYREHLLGSDQFSTKYAVLEPDLLPGDQQLIEECKERIWEANVEDVVEDRHAFVRDRARQFLSRRLTARNTRAWVAATKYRVTTALAEYGLAVPPVDSRYATDRLDDLVYYVLRDYVGHGVLTIPIRDPSLEDIEANRVDERVKVIPRADELPVGRVPTNLSFDDETAFINVVTQLAASDGTELSASRPSAKVNLDLPGVAETIRCAVALPVISEGGPHVSIRKQAADAMTPVDLIDRDAISTELVTLLWLLYEHQGVVLFSGPTGVGKTTLMNAHMPFIPYDDRPVSIDEGSREVRLPHETGISLTTRDHENEYKRVTMARLMTETNYLNPDVEVIAEINTPASFQTFGETLNTGHGVIGTTHAENVETLINRVIEQGIAPYLLRELDLVVFPHHVDGDRYVAEAVELLSEGEYEALDAGTLPSGAVEKGDQTLYWNVIARRDTGGQFSLDYAHPHLDDGHRALGLRLFHRLAEATDREVEDVEAEFHRKHRYVQYLVQEDITDFDRLFGFVSDLRTDEAATVERARSEGV
- a CDS encoding ABC transporter ATP-binding protein — encoded protein: MALLEAHAVVSGYGDAEILHGVDLAVEDREIVTIIGPNGAGKSTMMKAIYGLIDCWEGSIVFDGEDITDLRADQVTERGMCYVPQRENIFPTLTVQENLEMGAYIEDEVTEADFQAVWDRFPFLEERRNQRAEAMSGGQQQMLALSSALMIDPDLLLVDEPSAGLAPDLVDDMFDRLVEIRDETDTAILMVEQNARKALRTSDRGYVLDMGENRFEGTGDELLESEDVAELYLGGA
- a CDS encoding ABC transporter ATP-binding protein, which translates into the protein MSAIVEVEDLRKTFGGIVAVDGATFDIEEGAITGLIGPNGAGKTTTFNLISGFYEPDGGTIRYDGRDLQDIMRPHRDEKLIWGGASGITIGALGGIVGLGPLGLSAVPALGATVAGAGVGVGGYLAKQRATQRRPGHTNSRPFMLAREGLVRTFQLTRELGEMTALENLLLAPQNQAGENLANTWFRRDAVHEEEAAVRERAEEMLELLEIDHLRDEPAANLSGGQRKLLELGRVLMLDPRVILLDEPVAGVNPALTEKLMARIETLRGEGYTFCIVEHDMEVIMDLSDTIIVMNEGQKLVEGTPDEIRNNEAVIDAYLGVD
- a CDS encoding branched-chain amino acid ABC transporter permease, translated to MAVSDVVISFMLLVSIYGILSLGLNVKYGHTGLLDFGHVGFYLIGAYTAALFVLGPDDPTDFTAYVIGLGDIPLIGTWPVAILAATLLAGLIGGLVALPTIRLREDYLAITVLGVSVIFQRIIQSETWLANGPDALRGYSPPIQDLFPLAMETPVGALLVGLIVAVVWAVTTGALGRLRHADTRWPLDPLYRVTTFGLARLHRRDDAFGSLSAVSTLAGAVVGLGATALLAALSPLLAVGVVGSLYTWIVAVVAVDHYYGDLGRREWAAGVALGTGLLVALLPLPVVQSIGLKIALTLGLLAALVAAYYYAATRIDWFAAVKLTLVGVGALWFVSLWYFLLPLLGPLGRGDVAAALGTLFQNVVWMLQFGGDVGVDYVLVFIGELTVKVDYSRFQLAGFVLCLAALYYVLELAVQSPFGRVLRAVRNDETVVKSLGKDPFVYKIQSMVIGSALGGFAGALWAMYAQGLTFTTFAPRVTFIALLIMFLGGAGNNKGMVLGAGIFWAFQQATTQLASFFPPAIRVNIQAFRLVVVGVLFLLVLYYVPEGLLGREERTAEEVEG
- a CDS encoding branched-chain amino acid ABC transporter permease, which encodes MAAETGLLNAITTGVVTGSIVALGATGLALVYDIAEVPNFAHGDLLTLGAYAALLVNKPDTVPLFELLATGPQQVGLAGSAFLFVLSAGGVLGTIYHLGGMQALKGSWWGVDVSAGVALGVHGAVAALVGAAVVVGAPAFEAALLFSFVLLGAIVPLLESFIFRKFREKDVELALMLIVSLAVAFVVRFGIQTIFGGEIRYYTVETTVPFLGGQLDFTLAKFFDLFLTDSGLLVSIQETRGGTSRQLLVMQYSWLELGVVAVATAALAYVAHRRRRSTSGVVGPRLAAALVGVAGLALGGAAFWGGASGVPDTAIAATRIRTSPLRLGIIVLALLMMSALHYLLQATTLGKAMRATSDNRQLAMVRGINTRQVMMSVWIISGLFAAIGGVMLGFLFSSITINLGFNLLLAMFAGVILGGISVYGAILGSYVVGLAMEIGIFAIPGLSATYRIPVAFVILLLVLLVKPEGIVGGR
- a CDS encoding ABC transporter substrate-binding protein, translated to MSERSRRDVLKGLGATGTAGIISLAGCSQQEGNGGGDGATDTPTESGGDGGESIALGSIFPITGTNSAYGGGHQQAFNLAVEEINATGGVLGGRQIEPINRDTEGSPSRAAQKFRTMINQEGIVGLVGPYSSGIGTTLAPIARDNQVMEVSNGNTSPALATAGVNESNGVKYYGRTSPNDVQQALVMARVLNQSIEASSASFLYVDNPYGQGLAEAASESFNGETLNMVAYSQATSDYTSTLDAVFEGDPDAVGAVMYPGNGRTILQQWNQGGYGGEWVGAEAILSPELLSDLSDIVEGMYITSPQTANSETFQENMGGQENITQFAPHAYDATYLMGFAMEAAGEASGTGIAENIRSVSRPNNGDTTVSVAEFQAGKDALGNDEAIDYNGASGSVDLNENLEPVVPYRILQVQDGEAQLAEEVPLSYFEGRI
- a CDS encoding antitoxin VapB family protein, with product MPVELETRWHPSTKLNAIGSALDFTRVDPLPENVTRDQIEEFCYTLEQLYGEYVDELVAETTLSKREAQTWVLRNLVHEGADRLTFDAIGLYIWAIGRATDGDPLSRTIVAAYHDRAREKIDAAEATIKRTQPPPYPDDLFEDPSMLWVEGSVADRLGRRLGPEESYSDVIERLLDETLATVDLETLIEAFRDAGATFVGVQTVRPDWDRELPLSVHGAASTPPDAVAGADAVVVDGTPYPFRIGTRPPDAGTDSLLSLFDREESAPAGVDRLRRALEAVDATLSELVERVREAGLDGVAMADQPVGAGAHLLVIGDAVPDGIAHLDRLLLDDRTLTVTRVTAVSAAEYADRNDATLLWTATDADLPETRLPADPVERRERVPTAVCRTG